Proteins encoded within one genomic window of Pseudalkalibacillus sp. SCS-8:
- a CDS encoding acid-soluble spore protein N — protein sequence MSNPKRHPKDFVPNHIGTQQKAAGGNKGKQMSNKSDEQPDYVPPKG from the coding sequence ATGAGTAATCCGAAACGTCACCCGAAGGATTTCGTACCCAACCACATCGGCACGCAACAAAAGGCTGCTGGTGGAAACAAAGGGAAACAGATGAGCAATAAATCCGATGAACAACCGGATTATGTCCCTCCAAAGGGTTAA
- a CDS encoding AAA family ATPase — protein sequence MKNAHRDRKNKITDWIDALNKKDVYPPNVEIDLLKQLQYVEQAFSAEEAYELIGKLNAMIVKVRVDRRHEIDDAIKHRVEIALSHARQDTLVNDVVYSVYTMKLRRWFEKMELPVIRETDNVPAKRKAAEDLIQTANTVLENEEEIVALANQALVSAKVIGDVDRMDWMNSRYGEIEHVFHVFRRLREVTEEYRSSLSGSFHPSALQTEMKERITEIRSIQSEWMNEEQEQKQGSTALMQLNEMIGMEEVKERVHKLYQFLQFQKHRQQHGYQMKDELSLNMVLTGHPGTGKTTIARLLAALYHDLGILPNSKVTEVDRSQLVGGYVGQTEENTMKVIQQAVGGVLFIDEAYTLKREGSSGNDYGQTAIDTLVSAMTSSEYAGKFAVILAGYPEEMRQFLQMNPGLQSRFPESNHIYLPQYSNEELLQIAEKVAFENDYTFTEDALLRLEEKIDYARVDDSFGNARTVRNLVLDVIFQKGANIETVEDATTEDFTTIAKEDVKLQEPTFDEDPDEQLKQLVGMDKIKNEMESLSAFIEVQQLRRDKGLPTVPIQLHSVFVGNPGTGKTTVASIYANLLKKKGFLKRGHLIVVGRSDLVAGYTGQTAIKTRKKVREALGGVLFIDEAYALYNRQGADFGKEAINTLVEEMTKHNENLVVILAGYPEETKQLLNSNPGLSSRFKKFFHFEDYSVAELIEIMKRHSQKYGYVWGEDTVSYLEESLTDIHIDGNGRFATDLIDLTIQLQAQRVMHEALTPDEQSLNRLEKKDFKQAIQLME from the coding sequence ATGAAGAATGCACATCGAGACCGAAAGAATAAAATAACGGACTGGATCGATGCTCTAAACAAGAAGGACGTTTATCCTCCGAATGTAGAGATCGATCTATTAAAACAGCTTCAATACGTGGAACAAGCGTTTTCTGCGGAAGAAGCTTATGAATTAATCGGAAAATTGAACGCCATGATCGTCAAGGTGAGAGTGGATCGAAGGCATGAGATCGATGATGCCATAAAGCATCGGGTTGAAATCGCATTGTCGCATGCCCGACAGGACACACTTGTGAATGATGTCGTTTACTCGGTTTATACCATGAAACTGAGACGATGGTTTGAAAAGATGGAATTACCTGTTATAAGAGAAACGGATAACGTGCCTGCTAAGCGTAAGGCTGCAGAGGACCTTATTCAAACGGCAAACACTGTCCTTGAAAACGAAGAGGAAATAGTGGCTCTCGCCAATCAAGCCCTCGTTTCAGCAAAGGTGATTGGTGATGTCGACCGTATGGATTGGATGAATTCGAGATATGGAGAGATTGAACACGTATTCCATGTTTTCCGTCGTCTTCGTGAGGTGACAGAGGAATACAGGTCCTCGTTATCCGGATCCTTCCATCCATCTGCCCTTCAGACAGAAATGAAGGAAAGAATCACAGAGATCCGCTCGATTCAAAGTGAATGGATGAATGAGGAACAAGAACAAAAGCAAGGTAGCACTGCTTTAATGCAGTTGAACGAAATGATCGGTATGGAAGAAGTGAAAGAACGGGTCCATAAGCTATACCAATTCTTGCAATTCCAAAAGCATCGGCAGCAACATGGCTATCAAATGAAGGATGAATTGAGTCTGAATATGGTTCTGACAGGACATCCAGGCACAGGTAAAACGACGATTGCGAGGTTGTTGGCAGCATTGTATCATGATCTCGGAATCCTTCCGAACAGTAAGGTGACTGAAGTTGATCGTTCACAGCTTGTGGGTGGATATGTCGGTCAAACAGAAGAAAATACGATGAAAGTGATTCAACAGGCTGTTGGAGGTGTCCTGTTCATTGATGAGGCATACACCTTGAAACGAGAAGGTTCATCAGGTAATGACTATGGGCAAACCGCTATTGATACATTGGTTTCAGCGATGACGAGCAGTGAGTATGCAGGAAAATTTGCTGTAATCCTCGCGGGATACCCGGAAGAAATGAGACAGTTTCTTCAAATGAATCCAGGACTGCAAAGTCGCTTTCCAGAAAGCAATCATATTTACCTTCCACAATACTCGAATGAAGAATTGCTTCAGATTGCTGAGAAGGTGGCATTTGAAAATGATTACACCTTCACAGAGGATGCACTTCTACGGTTAGAGGAAAAAATTGATTATGCCCGTGTGGATGATTCGTTCGGTAATGCCAGGACAGTACGGAACTTGGTTCTGGATGTCATCTTCCAAAAAGGGGCGAACATTGAAACGGTAGAGGATGCAACGACTGAGGATTTCACGACGATTGCAAAAGAGGATGTGAAATTACAGGAGCCTACCTTTGATGAAGATCCGGATGAGCAGCTGAAGCAGCTTGTAGGGATGGACAAAATAAAAAATGAAATGGAATCTCTAAGCGCATTTATTGAGGTCCAGCAATTACGTCGTGACAAGGGATTACCTACCGTACCCATCCAGCTCCATTCTGTATTTGTTGGAAATCCGGGTACAGGGAAAACGACGGTAGCATCAATTTATGCGAATTTGCTTAAGAAAAAGGGCTTCTTGAAACGTGGTCACTTGATTGTGGTTGGAAGATCGGATCTTGTTGCTGGCTATACGGGACAAACTGCAATCAAAACGAGGAAAAAGGTACGGGAGGCGCTTGGAGGCGTTCTTTTCATTGATGAAGCGTATGCTTTGTATAATCGTCAAGGTGCGGATTTCGGCAAGGAAGCGATTAATACCTTAGTGGAAGAGATGACCAAGCATAACGAAAACCTCGTCGTTATCCTTGCGGGCTATCCGGAAGAGACGAAACAGCTCCTAAATAGTAACCCAGGGCTTTCTTCGAGATTCAAGAAATTTTTCCATTTTGAGGATTATTCAGTAGCTGAGCTGATTGAAATCATGAAGAGGCATTCTCAGAAGTACGGTTATGTATGGGGGGAAGATACGGTTTCTTATTTGGAGGAATCGCTCACTGATATCCACATTGACGGAAATGGACGCTTCGCAACCGATTTGATCGATTTGACGATCCAGCTCCAAGCGCAACGGGTGATGCATGAAGCATTGACTCCAGATGAACAATCTTTGAACCGCTTGGAGAAAAAAGACTTCAAACAAGCGATACAATTGATGGAATAA
- a CDS encoding Rdx family protein — translation MTSLDLIPSSGGAFEVTVNGTKLYSKLDTGEFPDNDKLFADIEKLNR, via the coding sequence GTGACATCTCTTGATTTGATTCCAAGTTCCGGTGGCGCATTCGAAGTCACAGTGAACGGGACGAAATTGTACTCAAAGCTTGATACGGGTGAATTCCCTGACAACGACAAGCTATTTGCTGATATTGAAAAATTGAACCGATAA
- a CDS encoding thioesterase family protein, translating into MTVTNTEIEVRYAETDQMGVVHHATYLVWFEVGRTQFIKDLGFSYAQMEEDGVLAPVTDISISYKKPFRYGETARIKTWLEEYSGVRAIYGYAIYNESDELCITGYSTHVLVDKDSFKPLIMKKVLPEWHKAYTKAVKGKSKG; encoded by the coding sequence ATGACAGTAACAAACACTGAAATAGAAGTAAGGTATGCAGAGACAGATCAGATGGGTGTTGTGCATCATGCAACGTACCTCGTCTGGTTTGAAGTAGGTCGCACCCAATTCATAAAAGACCTGGGGTTCAGTTATGCACAGATGGAGGAAGACGGTGTCCTCGCACCCGTCACTGACATTTCCATTTCGTATAAAAAACCTTTCCGATATGGGGAGACCGCTCGGATAAAAACATGGTTGGAAGAATATTCAGGCGTAAGGGCGATCTATGGGTATGCCATCTATAATGAGAGCGATGAGCTCTGCATTACTGGGTATTCCACACACGTCCTGGTTGATAAAGATTCGTTCAAACCACTTATCATGAAGAAGGTGCTCCCAGAGTGGCATAAGGCTTATACGAAGGCAGTGAAAGGGAAATCGAAGGGATAA
- the selA gene encoding L-seryl-tRNA(Sec) selenium transferase, whose amino-acid sequence MKEQLRLLPAVHMIQADPRFKMAAEESDFTESGLTVIVQDILNDLRERILNGEYVGCETKEKMIDLIFQKIGDHITTNGSFELKPVINATGVVIHTNLGRSRLSEDALKQMNRVARHYSNLEYNLSEGKRGSRHDLVDGLLQDITGAEAAMVVNNNAAAVFLVLRALAKDRSVVVSRGELVEIGGSFRVSSIMEESGAHLTEVGTTNKTHLHDYDAAIDEWTAMLMKVHTSNFKVVGFTDSVQTEKLVELASRYENLLTYEDLGSGALYDFEKEGIGDEPLVSKVIATGVDLITFSGDKLLGGPQCGVIAGKKALIDKLKKHQLARVLRVDKFTLAALEATLVAYKYGQIDEIPTVRDILRSAEDIKIQAERFISKASKLTNLSMDLLESTSRIGGGTMPEVELPTYVVSVRPERLTSEELFNALRSAEIPVIGRIKEEQVILDLRTVTQEEEDEIIRTLESISV is encoded by the coding sequence ATGAAAGAACAACTACGTTTATTACCAGCCGTACATATGATCCAGGCAGATCCACGTTTCAAAATGGCTGCTGAAGAAAGTGATTTTACAGAAAGCGGGCTGACTGTAATCGTCCAGGATATCCTGAATGATTTACGGGAGCGAATCCTGAATGGGGAATACGTGGGTTGTGAGACGAAAGAGAAAATGATCGATCTCATCTTTCAGAAGATTGGAGACCATATAACAACGAACGGTAGCTTTGAATTAAAGCCTGTCATCAATGCAACAGGAGTCGTCATCCATACCAATCTAGGTCGTTCGAGATTGAGTGAGGATGCTCTTAAGCAGATGAATCGAGTTGCAAGGCATTATTCAAACCTTGAATACAATCTCTCGGAAGGGAAGCGGGGTTCAAGACATGACCTAGTTGATGGTCTCTTGCAGGACATCACGGGAGCAGAGGCAGCGATGGTCGTCAATAACAATGCAGCTGCTGTCTTTCTTGTGCTAAGGGCTTTAGCAAAGGACCGGAGTGTTGTCGTATCTCGTGGTGAACTCGTTGAAATTGGTGGCTCATTCAGGGTGTCTTCTATTATGGAAGAGAGTGGTGCCCATTTGACAGAAGTAGGAACGACCAACAAGACACATTTGCATGATTATGATGCTGCCATTGATGAATGGACAGCCATGCTTATGAAAGTCCATACGTCCAACTTCAAAGTCGTTGGATTTACAGATTCTGTACAGACAGAAAAGTTGGTAGAACTGGCTTCCCGCTATGAAAACCTTTTGACATATGAAGACCTTGGGAGTGGAGCGCTATACGATTTTGAGAAAGAGGGGATCGGGGATGAACCTCTTGTCAGTAAAGTGATTGCGACAGGAGTTGACCTCATCACGTTCAGCGGAGACAAGTTGTTAGGAGGACCGCAATGCGGTGTGATTGCAGGAAAGAAAGCGTTGATCGATAAGCTGAAAAAGCATCAGCTCGCTCGAGTGCTCAGAGTCGACAAATTTACGTTGGCTGCGCTGGAAGCGACCCTAGTTGCGTACAAGTATGGACAAATTGATGAGATTCCTACTGTCCGTGACATTTTACGCTCAGCTGAAGACATAAAAATACAAGCAGAACGTTTCATATCAAAAGCATCAAAGCTGACAAACCTCTCAATGGACCTGCTGGAGAGTACATCTAGAATTGGTGGGGGCACAATGCCTGAGGTTGAGCTTCCGACATATGTCGTTTCGGTCCGGCCTGAGCGTCTGACGAGTGAGGAACTGTTCAATGCGTTACGGTCTGCTGAAATACCCGTCATTGGACGAATCAAGGAAGAGCAGGTCATTTTGGATCTTCGGACCGTCACCCAAGAAGAGGAAGATGAAATTATCAGAACGTTAGAATCCATTTCGGTTTAA
- the acnA gene encoding aconitate hydratase AcnA gives MSTNDVYNAKKTFDANGKTYHYYDLKALDQAGVGNTSRLPYSVKVLLESVLRQYDGRVIDKEHIENLAKWGTKDVKDIDVPFKPSRVILQDFTGVPAVVDLASLRKAMADMGGSPDQINPEIPVDLVIDHSVQVDKHGTDDALKFNMKREFERNLERYKFLRWAQTSFDNYRAVPPATGIVHQVNLEYLASVVGAHEADGETVAYPDSLVGTDSHTTMINGIGVLGWGVGGIEAEAGMLGQPSYFPVPEVIGVKLTGEMPEGTTATDLALKVTQVLRKKNVVGKFVEFFGPGLADMTLADRATISNMAPEYGATCGFFPVDDETLNYMRLTGRSPEQVELVEKYTKANGMFYTPGTADPEFTDVVELNLSELEPNLSGPKRPQDLIPLSEMKDAFNRALVAPAGNSGFGLEKDEINKSVEIKHPNGKVSNMKTGDLAIAAITSCTNTSNPSVMLGAGLIAKKAVEKGLEVPEYVKTSLAPGSKVVTGYLEESGLMPYMEKLGFNLVGYGCTTCIGNSGPLAEEIEEAIAESDLIVSSVLSGNRNFEGRIHPLVKANYLASPPLVVAYALAGSVNFDLQKDSFGKDKDGNDVYFKDLWPTTAEIKEAMDDAVKPELFKKEYERVFDDNEEWNDLDTTEEELYSWDDDSTYIQNPPFFQGLSKEPGKIESLNNMRVVGKFGDSVTTDHISPAGAIAKDSPAGKYLMDNGVKPSEFNSYGSRRGNHEVMMRGTFANIRIRNQIAPGTEGGWTTYWPTEEVMYIYDACMKYQQDGTGLAVLAGKDYGMGSSRDWAAKGTNLLGIKTVIAESFERIHRSNLVLMGVLPLQFKDGDSAESLGLTGKETFDVDIDENVKPRQLLKVTATDEEGNKKEFEVVARFDSEVEIDYYRHGGILQMVLRNKLQNA, from the coding sequence ATGAGCACAAACGATGTTTATAATGCAAAAAAGACATTTGATGCGAACGGAAAGACGTATCATTATTATGACTTGAAAGCGCTTGACCAAGCGGGAGTCGGAAACACATCCCGTCTACCTTATTCTGTTAAGGTATTGTTAGAATCTGTTTTACGTCAATATGACGGTAGAGTAATTGACAAAGAACACATTGAAAACCTTGCGAAGTGGGGAACAAAGGACGTTAAAGACATTGATGTACCTTTCAAACCTTCCCGTGTCATTCTACAAGACTTCACAGGTGTTCCAGCTGTTGTTGACCTGGCATCATTACGTAAGGCAATGGCGGATATGGGTGGGTCACCAGATCAGATCAACCCTGAAATTCCAGTTGATCTTGTCATCGACCACTCTGTACAAGTTGATAAGCACGGAACGGACGATGCGTTGAAATTCAACATGAAACGTGAATTCGAACGTAACCTTGAGCGTTACAAATTCTTGCGTTGGGCACAAACGTCCTTCGACAACTACCGTGCTGTACCACCTGCAACAGGTATCGTACACCAGGTAAACCTTGAATACTTAGCCTCTGTTGTTGGTGCTCACGAGGCAGATGGAGAAACAGTAGCATATCCGGATTCTCTAGTCGGTACAGATTCCCATACGACAATGATCAACGGAATCGGTGTACTTGGCTGGGGTGTAGGTGGAATTGAAGCGGAAGCAGGAATGCTTGGCCAGCCATCTTACTTCCCGGTACCGGAAGTCATCGGTGTGAAATTGACTGGTGAAATGCCTGAAGGAACGACAGCAACAGACCTTGCATTGAAAGTGACGCAAGTTCTTCGTAAGAAAAACGTTGTCGGTAAGTTCGTCGAATTCTTCGGACCAGGCCTTGCAGATATGACGCTTGCTGACCGTGCGACGATTTCCAACATGGCGCCTGAGTACGGTGCAACTTGCGGATTCTTCCCGGTTGACGATGAAACCTTGAACTACATGCGTTTGACTGGACGCTCTCCAGAACAAGTCGAGCTGGTTGAGAAGTATACAAAAGCAAATGGAATGTTCTACACACCTGGAACAGCTGATCCAGAGTTCACAGATGTTGTTGAATTGAACCTTTCTGAGCTTGAGCCGAACCTATCTGGACCGAAACGTCCGCAAGATTTGATTCCACTTTCTGAAATGAAAGATGCGTTCAACCGTGCATTGGTTGCACCAGCTGGAAACAGCGGATTCGGTTTAGAAAAAGACGAAATCAACAAGTCCGTTGAAATCAAGCACCCGAACGGTAAAGTTTCCAACATGAAGACTGGAGACCTAGCGATCGCTGCAATTACAAGTTGTACGAACACGTCCAATCCTAGTGTTATGCTCGGAGCTGGACTCATCGCGAAAAAAGCGGTTGAGAAAGGCCTCGAAGTTCCTGAGTATGTGAAAACAAGCTTGGCGCCAGGATCCAAGGTTGTTACAGGTTACCTTGAAGAATCCGGTTTAATGCCTTACATGGAAAAGCTCGGATTCAACCTCGTTGGTTACGGCTGTACGACATGTATCGGTAACTCCGGTCCATTGGCTGAAGAAATCGAAGAAGCAATTGCTGAAAGCGATCTTATCGTATCTTCTGTCCTATCTGGTAACCGTAACTTCGAAGGACGTATCCACCCGCTTGTAAAAGCGAACTACTTGGCTTCACCGCCACTTGTTGTCGCTTATGCTTTGGCTGGTTCCGTCAACTTCGATCTTCAAAAGGATTCATTCGGTAAAGATAAAGACGGAAATGACGTGTACTTCAAGGATCTATGGCCAACTACTGCTGAAATCAAGGAAGCGATGGATGACGCTGTTAAGCCTGAACTGTTCAAGAAAGAATATGAGCGCGTATTCGATGATAACGAAGAGTGGAACGATCTCGATACGACTGAAGAAGAGCTATATAGCTGGGATGACGACTCTACGTACATCCAAAACCCACCATTCTTCCAAGGCTTGTCTAAAGAGCCTGGCAAGATTGAAAGTCTCAATAACATGCGCGTTGTAGGTAAGTTCGGTGACTCTGTCACAACGGACCACATCTCTCCGGCAGGGGCGATCGCAAAAGACAGCCCTGCAGGTAAATACTTGATGGATAACGGCGTCAAGCCTTCCGAATTCAACTCATACGGTTCTCGTCGTGGTAACCATGAAGTTATGATGCGTGGTACGTTTGCAAACATCCGTATCCGTAACCAAATCGCCCCTGGAACAGAGGGTGGATGGACGACTTACTGGCCGACAGAAGAAGTCATGTACATCTACGATGCTTGCATGAAGTATCAACAGGATGGTACTGGACTTGCCGTACTAGCTGGTAAGGATTACGGAATGGGAAGCTCCCGTGACTGGGCTGCGAAAGGTACAAACCTTCTTGGCATCAAGACAGTCATCGCGGAAAGCTTCGAGCGTATCCACAGAAGTAACCTTGTATTGATGGGTGTATTACCGCTTCAATTCAAGGATGGAGACAGTGCTGAATCACTTGGATTGACAGGAAAAGAAACATTCGATGTCGACATTGATGAGAATGTGAAGCCACGTCAATTGTTGAAAGTGACTGCAACAGATGAAGAAGGGAACAAGAAAGAATTTGAAGTTGTTGCTCGATTCGACAGTGAAGTTGAAATCGACTACTACCGTCACGGTGGTATCCTTCAAATGGTTCTCCGTAACAAACTTCAAAACGCTTAA
- a CDS encoding thermonuclease family protein gives MKRVTLSLVLFIFALAGCAGHESPDTYEVTKVIDGDTFKVNYEGKEETIRLLLIDTPETVHPRKPEQPFGKEASDFMKDKLSGEYVRLELDVSERDKYGRILAYAYDAEGEMLNEQLLRKGLARVPYIFPPNTKYVDRFQEIQREAQKKKVGIWSIEDYVTDEGFQTTENTNENDPSQCKIKGNINSSGEKIYHLPGGSSYEVTKPEQIFCTIEEAKDAGFRPVKR, from the coding sequence GTGAAGAGAGTCACCTTAAGTCTCGTATTGTTCATTTTCGCGCTTGCTGGATGTGCCGGTCATGAAAGCCCCGATACCTATGAAGTAACGAAGGTCATCGATGGTGATACGTTCAAAGTGAATTATGAAGGAAAAGAAGAAACCATTCGTCTTCTGTTGATTGATACACCTGAAACGGTCCATCCAAGAAAGCCTGAACAGCCTTTTGGAAAAGAAGCAAGTGATTTTATGAAAGATAAGTTATCCGGAGAATATGTACGTTTGGAATTGGATGTATCGGAGCGTGATAAGTATGGTCGGATTCTTGCATATGCATATGATGCAGAAGGTGAAATGCTGAATGAACAATTACTTCGTAAGGGATTAGCTCGTGTCCCATATATCTTTCCGCCAAACACGAAGTATGTTGATCGGTTCCAGGAAATCCAGAGAGAAGCTCAAAAGAAAAAAGTTGGAATATGGAGTATAGAGGATTATGTAACTGACGAAGGATTTCAGACCACTGAAAACACTAATGAAAACGATCCATCACAGTGTAAAATCAAAGGAAATATCAACTCAAGCGGAGAGAAGATCTATCACCTCCCAGGTGGTTCATCGTACGAGGTAACAAAGCCTGAACAAATCTTCTGTACGATTGAGGAAGCGAAAGATGCTGGCTTCCGACCTGTAAAAAGGTGA
- the sspO gene encoding small acid-soluble spore protein O, which yields MNPATSDKQAIQQPTGFDHEFANEPLTEAERQNNKKRKKNQ from the coding sequence GTGAACCCAGCAACTTCAGATAAACAAGCGATTCAACAGCCTACCGGGTTCGACCATGAGTTCGCTAATGAACCTTTGACAGAAGCTGAACGTCAAAACAATAAAAAACGCAAAAAAAATCAATGA
- a CDS encoding FbpB family small basic protein, giving the protein MRKGNKRSFKELVLENKRELLKDQEAMEQIEIRLENRHMKNN; this is encoded by the coding sequence ATGCGTAAGGGCAATAAACGATCATTCAAAGAACTCGTTCTGGAGAATAAGCGCGAGCTGCTGAAAGATCAAGAAGCTATGGAACAGATTGAAATCAGATTAGAAAATCGGCATATGAAGAACAATTGA
- a CDS encoding small acid-soluble spore protein P: protein MTERNTSKDQRKNAPKGDNHGQPEPLDGSKKVKNRNHTRQKHGGHL from the coding sequence ATGACAGAGCGAAATACATCAAAGGATCAAAGGAAAAATGCACCTAAAGGCGATAATCATGGTCAGCCTGAACCATTAGATGGTTCAAAGAAAGTGAAGAATCGAAACCATACACGCCAAAAGCACGGGGGCCATTTGTAA